A portion of the Ricinus communis isolate WT05 ecotype wild-type chromosome 10, ASM1957865v1, whole genome shotgun sequence genome contains these proteins:
- the LOC8282370 gene encoding uncharacterized protein LOC8282370 isoform X1, producing the protein MATLTWQQQKPTDTNSLPIKRKAFVSTFFSLFCLPCEKVLASNEKMKHLSSIAIDVVDSSALKLNASVEKLVEEYEAEWKPEISGYSKKFVEFCCSKVIREECKYIEEKISDGSFSRFTFDAMRAWEMPSSQDEESRMECEGKSREERKISASIDQEQEDISLFYTDLMPLLQANDEPSVGEDAFVWLGSLVPLTADVVSGRFTFETLTAPTGNRLFFPAYDKFLKEMNKCIKHLQSQAKPKGVELADDEFILHVEGTASSQRVVRHIGGTSWPGRLTITNYALYFEASRAIGYDDALKIDLSKDVEHTMKPTATGPWGAPLFDKAIIYESPELSEGIVLEFPEMTSSTRRDHWLALTKEVMLMHQFLSKYKVDCPIRSWEMHSRTILGIVRLHAAREMLRISPPAPTKFLIFALFDELPKGDYVLQELYESLKKVNTGQSCSASLVLRSLNMSRTVVSGIEFKEASKESISDQDSIHSLESAINQTREEAKETDFAKATAEGLKEEGIGETAAILMELLKPLKSIAPWFQDVISWRRPVTTFAVIGASLLIFYKEWIGKSIAAFLLWAVSQMLRARLGRVQDQCNEIVVPTGKDQKTTVENIVAAQFGLKTVHELMQATNVAILKMWSIMCSKSHKHADMTMMAMVLLAIIFAVIPLKYIIMSITLYGFIVTSKLGKYMENKQGNRRLKEWWDSIPVIPVHIEDKAS; encoded by the exons ATGGCAACCCTAACGTGGCAGCAACAGAAACCAACAGATACAAACTCTCTCCCTATTAAACGGAAAGCTTTTGTTTCaacctttttctctctcttctgtCTCCCTTGCGAGAAGGTTCTTGCCTCGAACGAGAAGATGAAGCACTTATCGTCCATTGCCATTGATGTCGTCGACAGTTCTGCTCT TAAGTTGAATGCTTCGGTGGAGAAATTGGTGGAGGAGTATGAAGCAGAGTGGAAACCTGAAATAAGTGGGTACTCAAAGAAATTTGTGGAGTTTTGTTGCTCGAAGGTAATTCGGGAAGAATGTAAATATATAGAAGAGAAGATTAGCGATGGGTCTTTTAGCCGATTCACTTTTGATGCGATGCGTGCCTGGGAGATGCCTAGTTCCCAAGATGAGGAGTCTCGTatg GAATGCGAGGGAAAGAGCagagaagaaaggaaaatatcTGCAAGCATTGATCAGGAACAAGAGGATATCTCTCTTTTCTATACAGATCTCATGCCACTTCTT CAGGCTAATGATGAGCCAAGTGTTGGAGAAGATGCATTTGTATGGTTGGGCTCATTGGTCCCATTAACTGCAGATGTTGTTAGTGGAAGATTTACATTTGAAACTCTTACAGCACCTACAGGCAACCGCCTTTTTTTCCCTGCTTATGacaagttcttgaaagaaatgaacaa ATGCATAAAGCATTTGCAAAGTCAAGCAAAGCCAAAGGGCGTGGAGCTCGCTGATGATGAATTTATATTACATGTTGAAGGCACTGCAAGCTCACAAAGAGTAGTGCGCCATATTGGAGGAACGAGTTGGCCTG GTAGGCTTACAATAACAAATTACGCTCTATACTTTGAGGCCTCAAGAGCAATAGGATACGACGATGCACTTAAGATTGACCTGTCAAAAGATGTTGAACACACAATGAAGCCAACTGCTACTGGTCCATGGGGTGCTCCACTTTTTGACAAGGCTATAATCTACGAATCTCCTGAATT GTCGGAAGGAATTGTGTTGGAGTTTCCAGAGATGACTAGCTCCACCAGGCGAGATCACTGGCTTGCACTCACCAAGGAAGTTATGTTGATGCACCAGTTCTTGTCAAAGTATAAGGTGGATTGTCCAATACGGTCGTGGGAAATGCATTCAAGAACAATATTGGGCATTGTTAGGCTCCATGCTGCAAGAGAAATGCTTAGAATATCACCCCCTGCTCCCACAAAATTCTTGATCTTTGCTTTATTTGATGAGTTACCTAAAGGAGATTATGTACTACAAGAGCTTTATGAGAGcctaaaaaaagttaatactGGACAATCATGCAGTGCTAGTTTAGTTCTAAGGAGCTTGAACATGTCTCGAACAGTTGTCTCAGGCATAGAATTTAAAGAAGCGAGCAAGGAAAGCATAAGTGATCAAGATAGCATTCATTCATTGGAGAGTGCCATTAATCAAACCAGAGAAGAAGCAAAGGAAACCGATTTTGCCAAAGCTACTGCTGAGGGGTTGAAAGAAGAAGGGATTGGGGAAACTGCTGCAATTCTTATG GAGTTGCTAAAGCCACTTAAAAGTATAGCACCTTGGTTTCAAGACGTAATTTCATGGAGAAGGCCGGTAACCACCTTTGCTGTGATTGGTGCATCTTTACTGATTTTCTACAA GGAGTGGATAGGCAAATCCATTGCTGCTTTCTTGTTATGGGCTGTATCACAGATGCTACGTGCAAGGCTAGGAAGAGTTCAAGATCAATGTAACGAGATAGTAGTGCCCACAGGTAAGGACCAGAAGACCACAGTGGAGAACATAGTGGCAGCtcaatttggattgaaaaCGGTTCATGAGTTGATGCAAGCCACAAATGTAGCAATCCTGAAAATGTGGTCGATTATgtgctcaaaatctcacaaG CATGCAGACATGACAATGATGGCAATGGTTCTATTGGCAATCATCTTTGCAGTAATACCCTTAAAGTACATAATCATGTCAATCACACTCTATGGCTTCATTGTGACATCAAAGCTAGGGAAATACATGGAAAATAAACAAGGAAACAGAAGATTAAAAGAATGGTGGGATTCAATCCCGGTCATCCCTGTCCATATTGAAGACAAAGCTTCATAA
- the LOC8282370 gene encoding uncharacterized protein LOC8282370 isoform X2 has product MATLTWQQQKPTDTNSLPIKRKAFVSTFFSLFCLPCEKVLASNEKMKHLSSIAIDVVDSSALKLNASVEKLVEEYEAEWKPEISGYSKKFVEFCCSKVIREECKYIEEKISDGSFSRFTFDAMRAWEMPSSQDEESRMECEGKSREERKISASIDQEQEDISLFYTDLMPLLANDEPSVGEDAFVWLGSLVPLTADVVSGRFTFETLTAPTGNRLFFPAYDKFLKEMNKCIKHLQSQAKPKGVELADDEFILHVEGTASSQRVVRHIGGTSWPGRLTITNYALYFEASRAIGYDDALKIDLSKDVEHTMKPTATGPWGAPLFDKAIIYESPELSEGIVLEFPEMTSSTRRDHWLALTKEVMLMHQFLSKYKVDCPIRSWEMHSRTILGIVRLHAAREMLRISPPAPTKFLIFALFDELPKGDYVLQELYESLKKVNTGQSCSASLVLRSLNMSRTVVSGIEFKEASKESISDQDSIHSLESAINQTREEAKETDFAKATAEGLKEEGIGETAAILMELLKPLKSIAPWFQDVISWRRPVTTFAVIGASLLIFYKEWIGKSIAAFLLWAVSQMLRARLGRVQDQCNEIVVPTGKDQKTTVENIVAAQFGLKTVHELMQATNVAILKMWSIMCSKSHKHADMTMMAMVLLAIIFAVIPLKYIIMSITLYGFIVTSKLGKYMENKQGNRRLKEWWDSIPVIPVHIEDKAS; this is encoded by the exons ATGGCAACCCTAACGTGGCAGCAACAGAAACCAACAGATACAAACTCTCTCCCTATTAAACGGAAAGCTTTTGTTTCaacctttttctctctcttctgtCTCCCTTGCGAGAAGGTTCTTGCCTCGAACGAGAAGATGAAGCACTTATCGTCCATTGCCATTGATGTCGTCGACAGTTCTGCTCT TAAGTTGAATGCTTCGGTGGAGAAATTGGTGGAGGAGTATGAAGCAGAGTGGAAACCTGAAATAAGTGGGTACTCAAAGAAATTTGTGGAGTTTTGTTGCTCGAAGGTAATTCGGGAAGAATGTAAATATATAGAAGAGAAGATTAGCGATGGGTCTTTTAGCCGATTCACTTTTGATGCGATGCGTGCCTGGGAGATGCCTAGTTCCCAAGATGAGGAGTCTCGTatg GAATGCGAGGGAAAGAGCagagaagaaaggaaaatatcTGCAAGCATTGATCAGGAACAAGAGGATATCTCTCTTTTCTATACAGATCTCATGCCACTTCTT GCTAATGATGAGCCAAGTGTTGGAGAAGATGCATTTGTATGGTTGGGCTCATTGGTCCCATTAACTGCAGATGTTGTTAGTGGAAGATTTACATTTGAAACTCTTACAGCACCTACAGGCAACCGCCTTTTTTTCCCTGCTTATGacaagttcttgaaagaaatgaacaa ATGCATAAAGCATTTGCAAAGTCAAGCAAAGCCAAAGGGCGTGGAGCTCGCTGATGATGAATTTATATTACATGTTGAAGGCACTGCAAGCTCACAAAGAGTAGTGCGCCATATTGGAGGAACGAGTTGGCCTG GTAGGCTTACAATAACAAATTACGCTCTATACTTTGAGGCCTCAAGAGCAATAGGATACGACGATGCACTTAAGATTGACCTGTCAAAAGATGTTGAACACACAATGAAGCCAACTGCTACTGGTCCATGGGGTGCTCCACTTTTTGACAAGGCTATAATCTACGAATCTCCTGAATT GTCGGAAGGAATTGTGTTGGAGTTTCCAGAGATGACTAGCTCCACCAGGCGAGATCACTGGCTTGCACTCACCAAGGAAGTTATGTTGATGCACCAGTTCTTGTCAAAGTATAAGGTGGATTGTCCAATACGGTCGTGGGAAATGCATTCAAGAACAATATTGGGCATTGTTAGGCTCCATGCTGCAAGAGAAATGCTTAGAATATCACCCCCTGCTCCCACAAAATTCTTGATCTTTGCTTTATTTGATGAGTTACCTAAAGGAGATTATGTACTACAAGAGCTTTATGAGAGcctaaaaaaagttaatactGGACAATCATGCAGTGCTAGTTTAGTTCTAAGGAGCTTGAACATGTCTCGAACAGTTGTCTCAGGCATAGAATTTAAAGAAGCGAGCAAGGAAAGCATAAGTGATCAAGATAGCATTCATTCATTGGAGAGTGCCATTAATCAAACCAGAGAAGAAGCAAAGGAAACCGATTTTGCCAAAGCTACTGCTGAGGGGTTGAAAGAAGAAGGGATTGGGGAAACTGCTGCAATTCTTATG GAGTTGCTAAAGCCACTTAAAAGTATAGCACCTTGGTTTCAAGACGTAATTTCATGGAGAAGGCCGGTAACCACCTTTGCTGTGATTGGTGCATCTTTACTGATTTTCTACAA GGAGTGGATAGGCAAATCCATTGCTGCTTTCTTGTTATGGGCTGTATCACAGATGCTACGTGCAAGGCTAGGAAGAGTTCAAGATCAATGTAACGAGATAGTAGTGCCCACAGGTAAGGACCAGAAGACCACAGTGGAGAACATAGTGGCAGCtcaatttggattgaaaaCGGTTCATGAGTTGATGCAAGCCACAAATGTAGCAATCCTGAAAATGTGGTCGATTATgtgctcaaaatctcacaaG CATGCAGACATGACAATGATGGCAATGGTTCTATTGGCAATCATCTTTGCAGTAATACCCTTAAAGTACATAATCATGTCAATCACACTCTATGGCTTCATTGTGACATCAAAGCTAGGGAAATACATGGAAAATAAACAAGGAAACAGAAGATTAAAAGAATGGTGGGATTCAATCCCGGTCATCCCTGTCCATATTGAAGACAAAGCTTCATAA
- the LOC8282371 gene encoding FH protein interacting protein FIP2 isoform X1, whose product MMKEPSFSSLVRLNIGGRKFCTTVDTLTQREPDSMLAAMFSGRHTVCEDPEKGYVFVDRDGKHFRHILNWLRDGAVPTLSDAEYSELMREAEYYQLLGLIEGINSVLNKRKEIEELDTELTRTDIIKCIQSDKVRFRGVNLSGLDLSKLDLSFVDFSYACLKNVFFSRANLQCAKFRDVDAEGSIFHNATLRECEFTGANLRGALLAGSNLQSANLQDACLIDCSFCGADLRSAHLQTADLTNANLEGANLEGANLKGAKLNNANLKGANLQRAYLRHVNLQNTHLENARLDGANLLGAIR is encoded by the exons ATGATGAAGGAACCCAGTTTCTCCTCTCTGGTTCGCCTCAACATCG GAGGGAGAAAATTTTGCACGACAGTTGATACTTTGACGCAGCGGGAACCTGATTCAATGCTTGCTGCCATGTTTAGTGGTCGCCACACGGTGTGTGAGGACCCTGAGAAG GGATATGTTTTTGTTGATAGGGATGGGAAACATTTTAGACATATTCTAAATTGGTTGAGGGATGGCGCGGTTCCCACACTTTCTGATGCTGAATATTCAGAACTTATGCGGGAGGCAGAATACTATCAGCTGCTT GGACTCATTGAGGGAATCAATTCGGTTTTGAATAAGAGGAAGGAAATCGAAGAGCTAGATACTGAATTAACACGGACAGATATCATCAAGTGCATACAATCTGATAAAGTTCGGTTTCGAGGGGTCAATCTTTCTGGCCTTGATCTTTCTAAACTG GACCTTTCATTTGTTGACTTCAGCTATGCATGCCTTAAAAATGTTTTCTTCTCACGTGCCAACCTTCAGTGTGCAAAATTCCGG GACGTGGATGCTGAGGGTTCTATATTTCACAATGCAACTTTGCGAGA ATGTGAATTTACTGGTGCAAATCTTCGTGGAGCTTTATTAGCCGGTTCTAATCTTCAGAGTGCTAACCTACAag ATGCTTGTCTAATAGATTGCAGTTTCTGTGGTGCGGATCTGCGCTCTGCACACTTACAG ACTGCTGATCTTACCAATGCCAACCTGGAAGGAGCTAATCTAGAAGGTGCCAATCTCAAG GGTGCAAAGCTGAATAATGCAAATCTAAAAGGTGCGAATCTTCAGAGAGCTTATCTACGACATGTCAATCTTCAGAACACA CATTTGGAAAATGCAAGACTTGATGGTGCCAATCTGCTTGGAGCAATTCGATAA
- the LOC8282371 gene encoding FH protein interacting protein FIP2 isoform X2, which produces MLAAMFSGRHTVCEDPEKGYVFVDRDGKHFRHILNWLRDGAVPTLSDAEYSELMREAEYYQLLGLIEGINSVLNKRKEIEELDTELTRTDIIKCIQSDKVRFRGVNLSGLDLSKLDLSFVDFSYACLKNVFFSRANLQCAKFRDVDAEGSIFHNATLRECEFTGANLRGALLAGSNLQSANLQDACLIDCSFCGADLRSAHLQTADLTNANLEGANLEGANLKGAKLNNANLKGANLQRAYLRHVNLQNTHLENARLDGANLLGAIR; this is translated from the exons ATGCTTGCTGCCATGTTTAGTGGTCGCCACACGGTGTGTGAGGACCCTGAGAAG GGATATGTTTTTGTTGATAGGGATGGGAAACATTTTAGACATATTCTAAATTGGTTGAGGGATGGCGCGGTTCCCACACTTTCTGATGCTGAATATTCAGAACTTATGCGGGAGGCAGAATACTATCAGCTGCTT GGACTCATTGAGGGAATCAATTCGGTTTTGAATAAGAGGAAGGAAATCGAAGAGCTAGATACTGAATTAACACGGACAGATATCATCAAGTGCATACAATCTGATAAAGTTCGGTTTCGAGGGGTCAATCTTTCTGGCCTTGATCTTTCTAAACTG GACCTTTCATTTGTTGACTTCAGCTATGCATGCCTTAAAAATGTTTTCTTCTCACGTGCCAACCTTCAGTGTGCAAAATTCCGG GACGTGGATGCTGAGGGTTCTATATTTCACAATGCAACTTTGCGAGA ATGTGAATTTACTGGTGCAAATCTTCGTGGAGCTTTATTAGCCGGTTCTAATCTTCAGAGTGCTAACCTACAag ATGCTTGTCTAATAGATTGCAGTTTCTGTGGTGCGGATCTGCGCTCTGCACACTTACAG ACTGCTGATCTTACCAATGCCAACCTGGAAGGAGCTAATCTAGAAGGTGCCAATCTCAAG GGTGCAAAGCTGAATAATGCAAATCTAAAAGGTGCGAATCTTCAGAGAGCTTATCTACGACATGTCAATCTTCAGAACACA CATTTGGAAAATGCAAGACTTGATGGTGCCAATCTGCTTGGAGCAATTCGATAA